The following proteins come from a genomic window of Pedobacter faecalis:
- a CDS encoding SRPBCC family protein has product MNKAILFDFIVDKEAKKINVCRSFNAPLELVWAAWTDASILDLWWAPKPWKTETKSMNFREGGRWHYAMVGPEGERHWCLFDYDQIEPERRYSGQDSFCDENAVLSTEMPRMRWNNKFAPSEAERTLVDVEISFDKLEDLEKIIEMGFKEGFTMGLSNLDEYLDARLDRSARS; this is encoded by the coding sequence ATGAACAAAGCAATTCTTTTTGATTTTATTGTAGACAAGGAGGCAAAAAAAATTAATGTATGCCGTTCCTTTAATGCACCACTTGAGCTGGTCTGGGCGGCCTGGACCGATGCTAGCATACTGGACCTGTGGTGGGCACCTAAACCATGGAAAACGGAGACTAAGTCGATGAACTTTCGTGAAGGCGGTCGCTGGCACTATGCCATGGTTGGCCCCGAAGGTGAGCGACATTGGTGCCTGTTTGATTATGACCAGATCGAACCAGAGCGCCGCTACTCCGGCCAGGATTCTTTTTGTGATGAAAACGCAGTGCTTAGTACTGAAATGCCTCGGATGCGCTGGAATAATAAATTCGCTCCCAGTGAGGCTGAGCGTACCTTGGTAGATGTAGAAATAAGCTTCGACAAACTGGAGGATCTCGAAAAGATCATCGAGATGGGCTTTAAAGAGGGCTTCACTATGGGACTAAGTAATCTTGATGAATACCTGGATGCCCGGCTTGATCGTTCTGCCCGCTCCTGA
- a CDS encoding serine hydrolase, whose product MPTTPQGYPDCLAQGYDEQGKPASPWDLGALKGSGAIKSTLNDMIKYVRAQLGSKSPLERAIETSHQITFAGGTQDMALGWRINKGVTSDYLHHSGGTGGFRSFVGFDSKKKFGIVILSNAADDVTSIGEAFLLNQ is encoded by the coding sequence TTGCCAACCACACCTCAGGGTTACCCAGACTGCCTTGCGCAAGGCTACGACGAGCAAGGCAAACCAGCATCGCCATGGGACCTTGGAGCTTTAAAGGGATCCGGCGCAATCAAATCCACGCTGAACGATATGATCAAATATGTGCGGGCCCAGCTTGGCAGCAAGAGCCCCTTAGAAAGGGCTATAGAAACCAGTCATCAAATCACCTTTGCAGGAGGAACCCAAGATATGGCGTTAGGTTGGAGGATTAATAAAGGCGTAACATCAGATTATCTGCATCACTCAGGCGGTACCGGTGGATTCAGATCTTTTGTTGGATTCGACAGCAAAAAGAAATTTGGAATCGTAATTCTCTCCAACGCCGCCGACGATGTCACTAGTATAGGTGAGGCGTTCTTATTAAATCAGTGA
- a CDS encoding ArsR/SmtB family transcription factor codes for MRRDIFQAIADPTRRAILLLLAVQSMTPNGLAEHFDTTRQAVSKHLRVLTECEIVKQQQQGREIYYHLEAEKMNEIEQWLERFKQLWKARFDQLDDVLEQLKKNRI; via the coding sequence ATGAGAAGAGATATTTTTCAGGCCATAGCGGATCCCACCAGGAGAGCTATTCTATTGCTTCTGGCTGTACAATCCATGACACCGAACGGTCTGGCCGAACATTTTGATACAACACGGCAGGCGGTGTCTAAGCATCTCCGGGTGCTCACAGAATGTGAGATTGTAAAGCAGCAGCAACAGGGGCGGGAAATTTATTATCATTTAGAGGCTGAAAAGATGAACGAAATAGAGCAATGGCTGGAGCGGTTCAAACAACTTTGGAAAGCGCGTTTTGATCAGCTCGACGATGTGCTGGAACAACTTAAAAAGAACAGAATATAA
- a CDS encoding TonB-dependent receptor, with amino-acid sequence MKKILLMLSLCLAGGFSYAQNTTSIKGVVSDSLTNKNLGLSTVAVVNAKDTSLVSYTVTKDDGTFQLSRLPTTRPLKLIVSYVGYNTYRRELMLKPGELNLGIIKLNGRSLDEIVIKGERTPVMLKKDTIEFNAEAFKTRPNAAVEELLRLLPGVQVNENGEILVNGRGTSRILIDGKEFFGTNQLVALKNLDAELIDKIQVYLDRENDPDRRISEINLQNIINLKLKSAVKKSTIGRFAGGAGTRDRYEASGVLSSFRDTLQFSVLGATNNLNSTGFSRDELFSMGGFNRSGSDLVDNGNFGGSPGGGFTTVRSGGLNVNNDYGTRLKLNLAYFFGNTIHSNETRVLNEQFLDNTVVTSWRTDASRRSSYSHVVGGLMEWKPDTNTVLRYRPAMNFSPGNSRYQSLLNLSNTIVDRISETDGHNYNRSYSDAFSHNLNYYKRFKKGRSLTLNNVLTLDGSGTDAYNFSQLTPLTSTVEPFLLDRHVKSGSSTRWSGLSILYNLPLTKKLTAEFFTNSRYYRWAQPVESYDLNPSTTQYDRFIDDQSNDFVRTGFFQNIKPLLNYQVNPKLRIRAAIDLEIQNVNNKFNASANDIRQRFTVWFPSLTIDYDRFSVSYSEWIDLPSLYNMQPLERVSSAQYKFVGNPELSAIRVRRLNGNFYKYNTPRMLGLSGYANATFYENSFVQQTLTDENGFTTATVVNKDGRSSINGGINLNKQFKKSQKWQFSMNTGLSGYAENQVIFLNNQEARQRYGNIGFTQNLNVNYKSLALVNLSYRNYHSFTTYTNNFNDVTNNTQVLGASGTFRLPKKIVIESNYSYRHAPQIGQGFTGDSHILNLAVSLLTQKRDRGEFKLSVYDLLNQNISVDRFGSGNSTVMYEQQILRRYIMFNYQYRFNIMKNK; translated from the coding sequence ATGAAGAAGATCCTCTTAATGCTCTCACTTTGCCTTGCCGGCGGCTTTTCGTATGCCCAAAACACGACCTCTATAAAAGGTGTGGTAAGCGATTCCTTAACCAACAAAAACCTCGGACTATCGACCGTAGCCGTTGTCAACGCAAAGGATACCTCGTTGGTGTCTTACACCGTTACCAAAGACGACGGAACATTCCAATTGTCAAGACTGCCCACTACCAGGCCGTTAAAACTTATCGTTTCGTATGTAGGGTATAACACATACAGACGTGAACTAATGCTCAAGCCAGGCGAGCTCAACCTCGGCATCATAAAGCTGAACGGTAGAAGCCTTGACGAGATCGTCATCAAAGGTGAACGAACCCCGGTGATGCTAAAGAAAGACACCATTGAATTTAACGCAGAAGCTTTTAAGACCCGGCCAAACGCGGCTGTGGAGGAGTTGCTGCGACTATTGCCCGGAGTACAGGTAAATGAGAACGGCGAAATCCTGGTAAACGGCCGAGGAACCAGCAGAATATTGATTGACGGCAAAGAGTTTTTTGGCACCAATCAACTGGTTGCACTTAAAAACCTGGATGCCGAGTTAATAGACAAGATACAAGTATACCTGGACCGCGAGAACGATCCTGATAGAAGAATAAGCGAGATCAACCTTCAGAACATTATCAACCTTAAACTAAAAAGTGCGGTTAAGAAGAGTACTATCGGCAGATTTGCGGGCGGCGCCGGCACGCGCGACCGATACGAGGCCAGCGGTGTACTGAGCAGTTTCCGCGACACACTTCAGTTTAGCGTATTAGGTGCCACCAACAATTTAAACAGCACCGGTTTTAGCAGAGACGAATTGTTCAGTATGGGTGGTTTCAACCGGTCGGGAAGTGATCTGGTTGATAACGGAAACTTCGGCGGAAGCCCGGGCGGCGGGTTCACGACCGTCCGTTCGGGCGGGCTAAATGTCAACAACGACTATGGCACCAGATTAAAACTTAACCTTGCCTATTTCTTTGGCAACACCATTCACTCCAATGAAACCAGGGTGCTTAATGAGCAGTTTCTCGACAATACTGTAGTCACTTCCTGGCGGACCGATGCATCCCGCCGTAGCTCGTACTCACATGTTGTAGGAGGCTTGATGGAGTGGAAACCGGACACAAACACGGTATTGCGCTATCGCCCCGCCATGAACTTCTCACCCGGAAATAGTCGTTATCAGAGTCTCTTGAACCTGTCTAATACAATAGTGGACAGGATCAGCGAGACCGACGGGCACAACTACAACAGATCTTATAGCGATGCCTTTTCCCACAACCTGAACTATTATAAAAGATTTAAAAAAGGACGGTCATTAACGCTGAACAATGTGCTCACGCTCGACGGAAGTGGAACAGATGCATACAACTTCAGTCAGCTGACTCCATTAACATCTACAGTCGAACCTTTTTTGCTGGACAGGCATGTTAAATCAGGCAGCAGTACACGATGGTCGGGCCTATCCATATTGTACAACCTGCCGCTCACGAAAAAATTAACAGCCGAATTTTTCACAAACAGCAGATACTACCGCTGGGCACAACCCGTCGAAAGTTATGATTTAAACCCTTCAACCACACAATACGACCGGTTTATTGATGACCAAAGCAATGATTTTGTGCGAACAGGCTTTTTCCAAAACATCAAACCTTTATTGAACTACCAGGTTAACCCCAAACTTAGGATAAGGGCTGCCATCGACTTGGAGATTCAAAACGTTAATAACAAGTTTAATGCTTCCGCGAATGATATCCGACAACGGTTTACGGTTTGGTTCCCTTCATTAACCATCGACTACGATCGCTTCTCCGTTTCTTACTCAGAGTGGATAGACCTGCCCTCATTGTATAACATGCAGCCTTTGGAAAGAGTAAGTTCGGCACAATACAAATTTGTCGGAAACCCTGAATTGAGCGCAATCAGGGTTCGGAGACTGAACGGCAACTTCTACAAATACAACACACCAAGAATGCTCGGACTGAGCGGATATGCCAACGCAACCTTTTATGAAAATAGTTTCGTTCAGCAGACGCTCACCGACGAGAACGGATTCACAACCGCCACTGTGGTAAACAAGGACGGCAGATCGTCGATAAACGGGGGAATTAACCTAAACAAGCAATTTAAGAAATCGCAGAAATGGCAGTTCTCCATGAATACCGGACTCAGTGGTTATGCGGAGAACCAGGTAATTTTCCTCAACAACCAGGAAGCCCGGCAACGATACGGCAACATTGGCTTTACACAGAATCTGAACGTGAACTATAAATCTCTGGCCCTGGTTAACCTCTCTTACCGCAACTATCATTCATTTACCACCTACACCAACAACTTCAACGATGTAACCAACAATACGCAAGTGTTGGGTGCTTCAGGAACTTTCAGGCTACCAAAAAAGATCGTTATAGAATCAAACTATTCCTACCGTCATGCTCCTCAAATCGGACAAGGCTTTACAGGAGATTCCCACATTCTAAATCTGGCGGTGTCCTTATTGACGCAAAAAAGGGATCGCGGAGAATTTAAGTTGTCCGTATATGACCTTCTTAATCAAAACATTTCTGTAGACAGGTTTGGGAGTGGAAACTCAACTGTAATGTATGAGCAGCAAATACTCAGACGGTACATTATGTTCAACTACCAGTACAGGTTCAATATCATGAAAAACAAATAA
- a CDS encoding DsbA family oxidoreductase, with translation MKVDIWSDVRCPFCYIGKRKFEAALAQFPYKEKVEVEWHSFELDPNAETVPGVSSAEYLADKYGRPLEWAQQMQESVTATAVEVGLDFKLDISVVANSFDAHRLIQLAKTEGLADAVEEKLFEAHFTYGKDISDHAVLIEIGVAAGLGKMTVETMLAGSDFTDEVRRDEQIAQQIGIRGVPFFIFNQKLSVSGAQPPETFLGAMMQARSK, from the coding sequence ATGAAAGTAGATATCTGGTCGGACGTAAGGTGTCCGTTTTGTTATATTGGCAAAAGAAAATTTGAAGCCGCACTAGCACAGTTTCCCTATAAAGAAAAAGTTGAAGTAGAATGGCACAGCTTTGAGCTTGACCCCAATGCGGAGACCGTTCCCGGTGTCAGCTCCGCCGAATATCTGGCCGATAAATATGGGAGACCGCTGGAATGGGCACAGCAGATGCAGGAAAGCGTGACGGCTACTGCCGTTGAGGTAGGTCTTGATTTTAAGCTGGACATTTCTGTTGTGGCCAATTCTTTCGACGCGCACAGGCTTATCCAGCTGGCAAAAACAGAAGGCCTGGCTGACGCAGTTGAAGAGAAGCTTTTTGAAGCGCATTTTACTTATGGCAAGGACATCAGCGATCATGCTGTTTTAATTGAGATCGGCGTTGCTGCAGGGCTCGGTAAAATGACTGTAGAGACTATGCTTGCCGGATCAGACTTTACTGATGAAGTGCGCCGCGACGAGCAGATTGCTCAGCAGATCGGTATACGAGGCGTTCCTTTCTTTATCTTCAACCAAAAGCTGAGTGTATCTGGCGCTCAACCGCCTGAAACCTTTCTGGGCGCGATGATGCAAGCAAGAAGCAAGTGA
- a CDS encoding SDR family oxidoreductase, translating into MKILVVGGTGLIGKGVSKKLTEAGHEVIIGSPSNGIDVVSGEGLAEALEGTDVVIDLSNSASPDDQTALNFFRAAGKNLASLEHKAGVKHHIVLSIVGTDRATYIGYLQAKKEQEDNIKNSGVPYTIIRSTQFHEHMATLIAVQGNETEVNISTVDYQPIAAADVVNFVVQLSLEEPKNGTVEIAGPERALMTEFVQKYIQDRGESKVLVSDDDNKYMFYEIPKDLLVPLGEFRSGLITFSDWLKSN; encoded by the coding sequence ATGAAAATTTTAGTAGTTGGAGGAACTGGGCTGATCGGTAAAGGCGTCAGCAAAAAATTGACCGAAGCAGGTCATGAAGTGATTATTGGCTCGCCATCAAATGGCATAGATGTCGTTTCGGGCGAAGGTCTGGCGGAAGCTCTGGAGGGTACAGATGTGGTGATCGACCTGTCTAATTCTGCATCACCCGACGATCAAACGGCTTTGAATTTTTTCCGTGCTGCGGGTAAAAATCTTGCGTCTTTAGAGCACAAGGCGGGCGTAAAGCATCATATTGTGCTGTCGATAGTCGGTACGGACCGTGCCACCTATATCGGTTACCTTCAAGCAAAAAAGGAGCAGGAGGATAACATTAAAAACTCGGGTGTTCCTTACACCATCATTCGATCCACGCAATTTCATGAGCATATGGCTACTTTGATTGCTGTTCAGGGCAACGAGACCGAGGTGAACATCTCAACCGTGGATTACCAGCCCATAGCAGCAGCAGACGTCGTAAATTTTGTCGTGCAACTGTCGCTAGAAGAGCCAAAAAATGGCACGGTCGAGATCGCCGGCCCGGAACGAGCCTTGATGACTGAGTTCGTTCAAAAATATATTCAGGATAGAGGCGAGAGTAAAGTCCTTGTATCAGATGATGATAACAAGTACATGTTTTACGAGATCCCGAAAGATCTTTTGGTGCCGCTTGGCGAATTTCGCTCTGGTCTGATCACTTTTAGCGACTGGCTTAAGTCTAACTGA
- a CDS encoding sensor histidine kinase encodes MGQLLYAVKISLSTLTKELAETKPDEFLKRQKDVNEVLSMAINETRRISHGLMPITLKENGLQSAILDMSVRLSKDVIFTCSFSGMHQRLDEYQELAIYRIAQELMLNVVKHANASRCRISLKTNKRSVDLIVQDNGIGCLTKALLKKEESV; translated from the coding sequence ATAGGCCAGCTGCTCTACGCTGTAAAGATCAGCCTCAGTACACTTACAAAGGAACTGGCGGAGACTAAGCCAGATGAGTTTCTAAAGCGCCAGAAAGATGTCAATGAAGTTCTTTCCATGGCTATCAACGAAACACGCAGGATATCACACGGACTCATGCCTATTACACTTAAAGAAAACGGACTGCAATCGGCCATACTAGATATGTCGGTCCGCCTCTCTAAAGACGTGATATTTACATGCTCATTCAGCGGAATGCACCAGCGGTTGGATGAGTATCAAGAACTTGCCATCTACCGGATCGCTCAAGAACTCATGCTCAACGTGGTTAAGCACGCCAACGCGTCACGCTGCCGCATATCGCTGAAAACGAACAAAAGATCAGTCGACCTAATCGTTCAGGACAACGGCATAGGATGCTTAACAAAGGCACTACTGAAAAAGGAGGAATCGGTTTAA
- a CDS encoding PAS domain-containing sensor histidine kinase — translation MQETDNTQSEDLALKDQEGLIRKLRLAEERSAMLAAIVDSTEDAIISKDLNGFITSWNKSAERIFGYRSEEMLGHSILKLIPDDRQDEEALILSRLRRGEHMRSFNTKRVTKTGRLIDVSLTISPVKDEKGAVIGVSKIARDITEAIEAEKQGAMLSAIVSNSEDAIISKNLDSIVTSWNDSAQRLFGYSAAEMIGQSIVKLIPDDRLQEEPEIIAKLSSGQRVDHFETKRLTKFGKLLDVSLSISPVRDLSGRIIGISKIARDITYKKEEEQRKNDFIAIVSHELKTPLTSMRSYVQLALAKALERGDGFTEKVLKRADAQTRKMTGLIQDFLNLSRLEEGKMTLNLSEFSLSELINEVVSDTLTLSPAHEIIYEPCGEMRIRADREKLSQVVINLLGNAIKYSPEDTTIRIECSSTAQEVTIKVIDQGYGIPPEDQSRLFERFYRVNDGRQLNISGFGIGLYLVSEIVKLHGGEIRVESEVGKGSIFSIMLPLASLK, via the coding sequence ATGCAAGAAACCGATAATACGCAAAGCGAGGATTTAGCACTGAAAGATCAGGAAGGGCTGATTAGAAAACTTCGTCTGGCTGAGGAGCGCAGTGCCATGCTTGCTGCAATCGTGGATTCCACGGAGGATGCTATTATCAGCAAGGATCTGAACGGTTTTATTACGAGTTGGAACAAGTCAGCCGAGCGGATATTTGGTTACCGATCTGAAGAAATGCTTGGCCACTCGATACTGAAGTTAATTCCTGACGACCGCCAGGATGAAGAGGCCTTAATTCTCAGCAGGCTTCGCCGGGGAGAGCATATGCGGTCTTTTAATACCAAAAGAGTCACTAAAACAGGCCGGCTGATTGATGTTTCCCTGACTATTTCACCCGTAAAAGATGAAAAGGGAGCCGTCATTGGTGTTTCGAAAATCGCCCGGGATATTACTGAGGCCATTGAGGCTGAAAAGCAGGGTGCTATGCTTTCTGCTATCGTATCCAACTCCGAAGATGCCATCATCAGTAAGAATCTTGACAGTATCGTTACCAGTTGGAATGACTCTGCGCAGCGATTGTTTGGGTATTCGGCAGCAGAGATGATTGGGCAGTCCATTGTGAAGCTGATTCCGGACGACCGTTTGCAGGAGGAACCGGAAATTATTGCAAAGTTAAGCAGCGGGCAAAGGGTTGATCATTTTGAAACGAAGAGGCTGACCAAGTTTGGAAAACTTCTCGATGTTTCCTTATCAATTTCGCCCGTCAGGGATTTAAGTGGCAGGATCATCGGTATTTCCAAAATCGCCAGGGATATCACCTATAAAAAAGAGGAGGAACAGCGGAAAAATGATTTTATAGCGATCGTAAGTCATGAACTCAAGACCCCGCTTACCTCCATGCGTTCCTATGTGCAGCTTGCCCTGGCAAAGGCACTTGAACGGGGAGATGGGTTTACTGAAAAAGTACTGAAGCGCGCCGACGCGCAAACCCGCAAGATGACTGGTCTGATCCAGGACTTCTTGAACCTCTCGCGACTGGAAGAAGGGAAAATGACGCTGAACCTTTCTGAATTTTCGTTGAGCGAATTGATTAACGAGGTGGTTAGCGATACTTTAACTTTAAGCCCGGCGCATGAAATCATATACGAGCCCTGTGGGGAGATGCGCATACGCGCGGACCGCGAAAAGCTTAGTCAGGTTGTCATCAATCTGTTAGGAAACGCGATCAAATATTCACCTGAAGACACAACCATTCGTATTGAATGTAGTTCAACCGCACAGGAGGTTACTATTAAAGTGATTGACCAGGGATATGGTATCCCACCTGAGGATCAATCCAGATTATTCGAAAGATTTTACAGGGTTAACGACGGCAGGCAATTGAACATATCCGGTTTTGGGATTGGCTTGTACCTGGTTTCCGAGATCGTAAAATTACATGGCGGGGAGATTCGCGTTGAAAGTGAAGTTGGAAAGGGGTCTATTTTCAGCATCATGCTGCCTTTAGCGTCATTGAAATAA
- a CDS encoding glycoside hydrolase family 76 protein — protein sequence MNISIYLRCLLIAMLLCAGSTYAQTTGTASGKPVPTPKIAKKIFDAWYTQYNIEKFKGFWDRAEMMEIVLDAYEVTGDKAYLKKFDAMYLNFIEQHTGDWMYNKFNDDIAWIAIACVRAYAHTGNKAYLEKSKDQFDKMYARAFTNKYGGGLNWFETKTSKNACIQGPAIVASCYLAQATGDQTYYDKAIALYSWSKVYLFNQETGKVNDNIDLDKKTGLIKIGTWSSTYNQGTFLGAAVMLHKYTGEANYLQDAERIAKYIREDMYKGQVMNNEDGGNDLPGFKGIFMRYARLYTLETKKTDLVDWLLLNARVAYENRNKLDLIQTKWGTKTPDEKPASAFGVSTAVSLMMNTLPLVK from the coding sequence ATGAACATATCTATTTACCTGCGATGCCTGCTTATCGCAATGCTTTTATGCGCTGGCTCCACCTATGCGCAAACCACAGGTACCGCCAGTGGGAAACCCGTCCCAACACCTAAAATCGCCAAAAAAATATTCGATGCCTGGTATACCCAATACAACATAGAAAAATTCAAGGGGTTTTGGGACAGGGCGGAGATGATGGAGATTGTACTTGATGCCTATGAAGTGACAGGCGACAAGGCATATCTGAAAAAGTTCGACGCCATGTACCTGAACTTTATTGAACAGCACACGGGCGACTGGATGTACAATAAATTCAATGACGACATCGCATGGATAGCCATCGCCTGCGTTCGCGCTTATGCGCACACAGGCAACAAAGCATATCTGGAAAAAAGTAAAGACCAGTTTGATAAAATGTATGCACGGGCCTTTACGAACAAGTACGGTGGCGGCCTGAATTGGTTTGAAACCAAGACTTCAAAAAATGCCTGCATACAGGGACCAGCCATTGTGGCCTCCTGCTACCTGGCTCAGGCTACGGGCGACCAAACCTACTACGATAAAGCCATCGCTTTGTATAGCTGGTCTAAAGTCTACCTGTTCAACCAGGAAACCGGGAAGGTAAACGATAATATCGACCTTGACAAAAAAACCGGGCTCATCAAAATCGGAACCTGGAGTTCGACTTACAATCAGGGCACCTTTTTAGGCGCCGCAGTAATGCTGCATAAGTACACCGGAGAGGCCAACTACCTGCAGGACGCAGAGCGGATCGCCAAGTATATCAGGGAAGATATGTATAAGGGCCAGGTAATGAACAACGAAGATGGCGGCAATGACCTGCCGGGCTTTAAGGGTATCTTTATGCGTTACGCAAGGCTGTACACGCTGGAAACAAAGAAAACAGACCTGGTAGATTGGCTGCTTTTAAATGCCAGGGTGGCGTACGAGAACCGAAACAAGCTAGATCTGATTCAAACCAAATGGGGAACGAAGACACCTGACGAGAAGCCAGCATCGGCCTTTGGCGTGTCGACAGCCGTATCGCTGATGATGAACACCTTGCCGTTGGTTAAGTAA
- a CDS encoding PLP-dependent aminotransferase family protein, with translation MTIQTLPFSNLIKIDRTSTTPIFSQLANALVVLIRNGKIKPGHQLPSSRNMAAMIKLNRTTVIAAYDELRAQGWLEVIGKKGMFVSRQLPVPDPMSFRSGNLPTTKIPAKSDFYRQISFDRPPHREVKPYHLMVNDGYPDQRLAPINSIINRYKSLLTKSYLLGPQLTGNAAGSTSLRRELANFLSKTRALSIESENVLITQGAQPAIYIAASMILQPGSTVIVAEMSYVLADKLFEQLGATLLKVKVDENGIDVDAIEEICSRSRPDLLYIIPHHHHPTTVTLSAQRRMQLLNIIRKYQLPVIEDDYDYDFHYNNSPILPLASADHNGFVLYAGSISKTLAPSIRLGYLVGTEDFIRQASKFKQLMEIRGDVLFEESVAHLFSTGEMQRHLNRSVKIYRQRRDQFCKLLKASVGDLVRFAIPQGGMAVWIIFPNDYSITELSKRLYEKGIYMNDGSLHRYSNTINGIRVGFASLDSVEMEKFMHILAQAI, from the coding sequence ATGACCATCCAGACGTTACCTTTCAGCAACCTGATAAAAATTGACAGAACTTCAACTACGCCGATTTTCAGCCAATTGGCTAACGCACTTGTTGTTCTGATCAGGAATGGTAAAATTAAGCCGGGACATCAACTACCTTCCAGCCGGAATATGGCTGCTATGATCAAACTTAATCGCACAACGGTGATCGCCGCCTATGATGAGCTCAGAGCGCAGGGATGGCTGGAGGTCATAGGAAAAAAAGGAATGTTTGTCTCAAGGCAATTGCCTGTGCCGGATCCCATGTCTTTCAGATCAGGCAACCTGCCGACAACAAAGATTCCCGCCAAATCCGATTTTTATCGCCAGATAAGTTTCGACCGGCCTCCGCATCGGGAGGTAAAGCCGTATCATTTAATGGTCAATGACGGCTATCCCGACCAAAGACTGGCACCAATTAATTCGATCATCAATCGTTACAAAAGCTTACTAACTAAGAGCTATTTGCTCGGGCCGCAATTGACTGGCAACGCAGCCGGGAGTACCTCGTTGCGAAGGGAATTAGCCAATTTCTTATCAAAAACGCGCGCGCTAAGCATTGAAAGCGAGAATGTGCTGATTACGCAGGGGGCGCAACCAGCGATTTATATAGCGGCAAGCATGATCTTACAACCAGGGAGTACGGTTATCGTTGCGGAGATGAGCTATGTATTGGCAGACAAGCTGTTTGAACAATTAGGGGCAACATTATTAAAAGTAAAAGTCGACGAGAACGGCATCGACGTGGATGCGATAGAAGAAATCTGCAGCAGATCCCGGCCAGATCTCTTATACATTATTCCGCACCATCACCATCCGACTACCGTAACCCTTAGTGCACAGAGGAGAATGCAATTGTTGAATATTATACGCAAATATCAGCTGCCGGTTATAGAAGATGATTACGACTATGATTTCCATTATAACAACAGTCCGATTTTGCCCTTAGCCAGTGCAGATCACAACGGCTTTGTGCTTTATGCTGGCTCTATCTCCAAAACCTTAGCACCTTCGATCCGGCTGGGCTATCTGGTTGGAACCGAAGATTTCATACGGCAAGCATCAAAATTTAAGCAGTTGATGGAAATACGTGGCGACGTTCTATTTGAAGAGTCTGTAGCCCATCTTTTCAGTACGGGGGAAATGCAACGCCATTTAAACAGGTCGGTGAAAATATACCGTCAGCGGCGCGACCAGTTCTGCAAACTTTTAAAGGCTTCCGTGGGAGACCTTGTCCGATTTGCGATTCCACAGGGGGGCATGGCGGTCTGGATCATTTTTCCTAATGATTACTCCATAACAGAATTGTCCAAACGCCTGTACGAGAAAGGCATCTATATGAATGACGGCAGTCTACATCGTTACTCTAATACCATAAATGGGATTAGGGTCGGCTTTGCATCGCTTGACAGTGTTGAGATGGAAAAGTTTATGCACATTCTCGCACAGGCGATATAA